Part of the Sulfuriflexus mobilis genome is shown below.
ATGAGCCTGCCCTTCTCAACAATACCCTGCGATATGCCTTGCAAGGTCGTTTTTAAATAAAAGAGAGGTTCAAATAAGCGTCCTTGCTCAAGCAGGGAAGAAGACGTCAATAATGCAGTGGTCACTGCCAGACCACCTAATACTATTAGTGGGGACAATGTCCATCCACACCGATAAACACGCTGCTTCCAGTTACCTGTCTGGAATAAAAATATCAACGGCGCCATAAATGCAAAGACTATCCCCTCTATACGAAATAGGGTTGCTATTAGTACGCTGATGCTAAAGCCTAATGCATATTTAACAAGTCTCGTGCGATGGTATTGCAGGAAAAAATACAGGGCGGTAAAGAAAAAGGCCCAGTAACCAAAATCGCGGATAATGAGGTCGCGGTAGCCGTTAAGCGTGACATTCGTCAGTAGCAGAATAGCAGCAAAGGTCGCTACCCATCGATTACCGCCCATCACCTGGCTGCAGCGGACAAATACATAAGCCAGCAGCGCCTGTAATGTTACATTAAGCACATAGGCCGAAGTTTCAAGGCTCAAAAAGCTGATCTTGCTCATGATGGCAATCAGCGCTGAATAGAAGGGCCAATTATAACGCGCTATCGCCGCCTGCCAGTCACCCTCAAGGAGTAGCCCGGCAACCTCAATGTAGAGAATACCGTCACTATTGATCAGATCATCACTTATAATATTCCAAGTGGAGATGAGCAGACTGAGTATCGCCGCACTCCAGGCGGGGTTACGGGTAAGTACACGTATAACGGATTGCATTTTGTTAATTCTATCCCTACTAATAAGCATCCTGGAAACCAATATAACCAGTTGTTTTATATGCTATACTAGACAAAATTTAAACGCTATAAGTCTTTTCTTACATTTAAGATAATATTCGAATATGTCCAAGCCCGAAGTCACCATCCTGCTACCGAATTACAAGACGCCGGAGATCACGAAGATCTGCCTGCGCCTGTTGCGCAAGTACACCGACACCTCGCGTATCCATGTCATTGCCATCGACAATGCCTCCGGTGATGCGTCGCTGGATTATTTACGCTCGCTGAGCTGGATCGAGTTGATTGAACGCCCCAACTATGAGGATGAAAGCGGTCCGCTGTCGCATTCACACGCCCTGGATGAGGCCATGGAGCGTGTGACCACGCCCTATGTACTCTCCATGCACACCGACACCTTTGTCCGCCGTCATGACTGGCTGGATTTCCTGCTCGCCCGGATCAAGGCCGATGACAACATTGCCGGGGTCGGCTCGTGGAAGCTTGAGGTCAAGCCGTGGATCAAGCGTGTGCTCAAGCGTATCGAATACAAGTGGCAGAGCTTCTACTTTCCGTTGGTCGGCAAAGGCTACGGCAAACTCGAGGGCAAGGGCGATAATTTTCTCTATCTGCGTAGCCACTGTGCCTTGTACCGCACCGACCTGATCCGCAAATATGGCCTGAAGTTCTCGCAGGAGAATGATACCGCCGGGCGTATCCTGCACAAAAAACTCGTTGAACACGGTCACGTCATGCAGTTCATCCCGTCCGAGGAACTCATCGACTACATGGTGCACCTGAATCACGCCACCATGTTATTGAATCCCGAGCTCGGCATCCGCAAACACAAGCGCGTCAAGGGATTAAAACGTATCAAGCAGGTCTTTGAAGAACTGGAGTGCGAAAAGGTCTTGCAGGACACAAGCCTTGATGCCTGAGGTAGTCACGAAGTGACTAGCGAATACCTTCGCTACCTACCCGTACCAGGCCAATACCAATCTTTTTGCCTGTACCCTCGGGGCCGATAAACTCAACGGTATCGTACTTTTCCTTCAGTTCCAGCCAAAACCGGTGCACATCAAGACCTGCGACCTCGGGTCGATCAACGATATCGTGAAAACCGATCAAGCCGCCTGGGCGTACCAGCGGCCCGTACATTTCGAAGTCCTGTTTAACACCTTCATAGGTGTGATCACCATCAATAAAGGCAAAGTCGATCTCATGGCCGGCAAACAATCTTTTAACTTCATCCAGCGTTTCCGGCTGGTGTGAATCAGTTCGCATCAGATGCATGATTTGTTGTTCACGGGCAAACTCGCTGTAAAAAGGCACACGACATGCCGGGTAAGCGCCACCAAAGTCTCCCCCAGGCAGATCGACACTAACCAGTGTCGCATCAGGTGCCGCCGCCTGCGTCCATAGATACAAGGTGCCGCCCCGCGCCGTACCTATTTCAAGTATGCGTTTTGCGTCCAGTTCACAGACTGCCTTGTAAAGCGATTCAATCTCGAACGGGTTCTGGCGCGGTTCAATGATTCGATAATAACCCTTGCCACGATAGGCAAACGGGATCGCAAAACGTGCTTCGCGTGAAATGAGTTTTCGCTCGAGATCTCGTAAGACTTTAATGCCATAACGGAAATGTCGGGCCGATAGCAGGCTGTAGAACCAATGTTTAAGCATAGCGTTAACTTTTTTACCTTATTAAATGCTGTTACAAACCCAGCCGTCCGGCATGCACAAAGATCGCATTCGACCACATCAACATGCCATTTTCGTCCGTCTTCGGTTTGTACAGATTATACAGCATGAACCCGGCCTCCCGCAGGCACAGGTCGATCTCACTATACAGTGCGCCACCCTCGTAAAGCGGGTTAAACAGTATCTCGGTATAAACCAGTAGCGTGGATTCGCGCAGGGTTTGCTGGGCACCGCGCAAGGCCGCGAGTTCGCCACCCTGGATATCGAATTTCATGACCTCGATGCCCGGGTTACCCTGCTGCGCACGCCAGTCATCAATGGCGACGACATCGACCGTCGCGGTTTCCTTGATAGCGGCCTCGTCCGGGTACATGGACTGCATGCGGGCACTGGGTTTGAATAAGGAGGTGCAGCCCGCCGACGCTGTGATCTGCAACTCAAGGCTACCCTGTCGTTCACCGAGGGCGAGAAATTGCGGGCGGATGCGCGAGTCCTGTTCGGCTAAGCTTGTTAGCTGCTCGCGGTACATGGGCTGTGGTTCAAAGGCATAGGCCCGGGCCGTTGGAAAGACCTTCAGAAATTTTCCCGTGATACGTCCTGTGCTCGCGCCCGCATCCAGGATACCGTTTACCTCTTTGCCCTTAAGCAAGCCGGCCATAACCTGGTAATGATCATCCAGGCTCACCAGGTTGCCCTTGTTCTTGAACGCAGTCTTACGCATCAGTGACCAGAGTAGTTTTGCCATGTTCCTTTCCCGTTTATTCTTTGCCGCGCAAGATAGTTACGATCTGTTCCAGCGTCTTGTGCATATCATGTTCGCGTAAAACAAACTCTCTGCCCGCCCTGCCCAGTCTTTCACGCTGTGCCTTGTCCGCCAGCAAGGTCTCGATGGCGCGACGCCAGTCAGAGTCTTGCTTCACCGGCAGGCTGTTCGAGGCATCGAGTATTTCCGCCGTTGCCCCACGCACCTGTGCCACCACCGGCAGACCGCAGGCCAGGTATTGCAGGGCCTTGATCGGTGACTTGCCGCGGGTAAAGGCATCGTCTTCGGGCAAGGGCAACAGGCCAATATCCAGCTGCTGCACAAAGGCCGCCTCGGTGCCCGGGGCAAACGGCGTGTAGGCAAACTCGCAATCCAATGTGGGCCGTACGCCACAATACACCGCCAGTCTTAATGACGGATTGGCCGCGAGTGTCTCGCATAATTGCGGGCCGATGTGTTCCAGGTTTTTCAGGGTCGCCGGTGATCCCGCCCAGCCCATGACAACCTCGGCGCGCGTTGTTCTTTCAGCCGGTTGCCACTGGCCGGTATCCAGTGCCATGTGGATGACCTGCACCCGCGCAGAAAACTGTCGCGCATAACCGGCCAGGTAATCATTCGCCGCCGTGACCACATCGGCCGCCGCCAGCCATTGCCTCAGGCGCGCCTTTACCCGCCAGACGGTAAACCAGGAGTGCGTACGCCCCGACCGGGTCCAGATCGCATCATCCATATCGAACACCAGGCGCTTGCTTGCTGCGATCACCTTCGCCGCCAGGCGTTTTTGCATCAGGCACTTCTGGTTAATGACCACGTCATAGTCGGCCAGGCGTTGCAGCATGGCCGCATCAATCGCATCGCGCCTGACATAATCCAGGCTGATGCCGTGCTCGGCCAGCATGGCCTCGTACTGCACGAACCGAAAACGGGTACTGGCCTTGTCTCGATCACGACTGATGATGACAAGCGCCTTCATTGAACTATGTTTAAACGCCGTGCTTGGTGATCATGATGTCTTCCATGATCAGGTATTCGAGGTCCGAGCCATAGAACATATCCAGCGCATCCTTCGGACTACAGACCATTGGTTCGCCACGACGGTTCAACGAGGTATTCAACACCACGCCGTTGCCGGTGCGTTTTTCCAGCTCTTCGATCAGCTGGTAGTAACGCGGGTTGGTTGCCTTCGTCACCACCTGCGCACGCGCCGTGCCGTCTTCATGCACAACCTCGGGGATGCGCGACTTCCATGATTCGGCGACATCAAAAGTAAAGGTCATATACGGTGACGGATGATCGGTTTGCAGGATCTCCGGCGCGACGCGGTCCAGCATACTTGGGCAGAACGGGCGCCAGCGTTCACGGTATTTGATCTGTGCGTTGATGCGGTCCGCTACACCCGGATGGCTCGGGTCACCAAGGATGCTGCGGTTGCCCAGTGCACGTGGACCAAACTCCATGCGCCCCTGGAACCAGGAAATAGGATTCCCCTCGGCCAGCAACTCGGCGGCTTTGGCCGGGGCATCCTCCAGCACGATGTATTCCGGTGCCTTTTCGTGTTGCCGGCAGGCCTCTATGCATTGCTCGTTGCTGTAGGACGGGCCAAGATAGGCGTGCTGCATCGGCTCGACCTGTTCGCCCATTTGTACGGCCACAAATGAGGCCGCACCGAGTGCGGTACCGGCATCGTTCGCGGCCGGTTGTACAAATAATTCTTTCACCCCATCCATGGCGATAATGCGCTGGTTGAGTTTTACATTTAGCGCCACACCACCGGCATAACAAACCTTGCCGGTCTCGCGGATGATGTCACCAACGTAGTAATCGATCAGCTTCAGCGCCACTTCTTCAAGCAGGGCCTGAATACTCGCCGCGTAATCAATATAGGGATCGTCGATCTCATCACCCTTGCGCATCGGCCCGAGCCAGTCGATCAGCTTCTGGGTGAAGAAATAACTCTTGCCATCATTCTTGTAACGACGCAGGCCAACCACGTTGGCGTAGTCGGTATTAATCTTGAAGTTCTTGCCATCGAAATCGATCAGGCGCGAGAAATCAAAACGCGTCGGGTCACCATACGGCGCCATGCCCATGACCTTGAACTCGCCGTCGAGCATCTCGAAACCCAGGTATTCGGTCAATGCACCGTACAGTCCGCCGAGTGAATCCGGGTCGTAGAATTCTTTTATCTTGTGGATCTTGCCGTTCTCGGCATAGCCGAACATGGTCGTCGCATACTCACCCTTGCCATCGATCGTGATGACAGCGGTCTTTTCCTTGAAGCCACTCAGGTGGTAGGCGCTACTGGCGTGGGTCATATGATGTTCGACCGGCATCAGGCGGACGTGACGCGGGTCAAGACCGATCTCGCGCATCATGTCATGCGCCATGCGCACGTTACGACGATAACGGCGGTTGCCATTGAAGATCGCGGTCAGGGCACGGTCCGGGGCATACCAGTGGCGCATGGCATAGTGCCAGCGCGCTGGGTTAAACAAACCAATTTTCGCATAGGGCATGGCGACAATATCGACCTCGTCCGGGCGAATGCCGGCCTGCTCGAGACAAAAGCGTGCCGCCTCGACGGGAAAACGGCCCTTGGCGTGCTTGTCGCGGATGAAGCGCTCTTCCTCAGCGGCGGCCACCAACTTGCCATCGATGAACAATGCCGCGGAGGCATCGTGGAATACTGCACCGGAAATACCGAGGATAATCATGTTAGTGCCTGTTCGTGCTGCAAAAAACGGTCAAACGAGACCGGCATAATACAGCAAAATGTCCTGATAATTGAGCCATTTATTCCGCCGGCAGGTCGGCCTGCAGGCCCGCCGCACTGAAAACCTCGCGGAACTGCTCGGCCACCTCGGGCAAGTCACCCCAGTTCTGGAAGAAACGCCGCAGATCGCGCCGAAAAGCGTACTCAAAACAGCTCTTATTCCTGTGCTGACGCAGGGCATCCAGGTCCAGCACGACTAACCGGCCATCACTGATCATAAAATTGGTCGCCTTCATGTCACCATGGCTAATCTGTTCCCGGCGCATAATGATTAGCATCTCCGCAAACTGGCTGGCTATCGAAAACTGTTCCGCCTGACTGACCGACGGCTCGCGAAAAAACTCGTGGGCACTTGGCCCTTCAACTGCCTGCATAATAAACCAGGCCGTCCCGCGCAGGGGGCCGAAGCGATTCTCGATCAGTGCCAACGGCTTGGCCGTGGCAATGCCGTGCATGAGCAGGCGATGTGCACTACGCCACGACCTCGAGGCGCGACTCGGACGAAATGCGCGACCCAGGCCATGCCAGATATTCTTGATGTTATAACGTTTACAAACCAGCTGTTGTTGCCCAATCCGGACCGATGTCACCGTACAGGTATTACCGGCCTTGAGTATGCTGCGGTGTGCCGTCACCGGCAGGATGTCCGGGTTGCTCACCAGTTCACGAAACAGGGCCTTATCTTCATGGCGGTCATAAACATGGAAGCGTCGCCAGGTTTTGTTGGCGACAAAGGCCGTGCAATGGCGGAAGACCTTATCGAGAAACTTGTTTTGCTTATAACGACGTTGTCGCCGGACTTCGACCAGCAGTTTGGCTTCATCATGGGGGTCCACCTGCCAACCCCGATGTTGACAATAGCGGGCATAAAACTCCGCCAACCACTGATCGTATTCCGGCCTGAGCAGGGCAAACAGGGCGGCAAGATTTTCCACTGACGCCTGTTTGTTCAATTCACCAGGGTTGATCTCAATATCAGCGGCATCCAGCGTATACAGTATTGAACCACTGTATAAAAAATTCCTCATGTGCAGGTCTTGTTGTCGCAAACCGGCGGCATGATGCGTTGCCAGCAGGTCTACCAGTTCTTCAAGCAACTGGTGACGACCCTCATCATCCTCACTTTCCCAGCGCTCACGACTGCTCTGCACCTGCTCGAGTGCGGCATAGACAAGCACATGGGCGGCAGGTTGTGTCAGACTTGTGCTCAAGAGTAATTTCGGCGCGGCAATCGCCTTCTCTTCCAACTTACCTATGCCGCGCTGCTCATTCTGCCATTCCCGTGTGGCTCGGGCCTCTTGCATAAACAATTTTATAAAGACGTCACGCTCACCCCATTTACCACGACAAACATAACGCCGCCCGGGCATCGCACGCACAACTTCGTCACAGGTGATATGACTCCCATCAGGCAGATCGATACCTAATGGCAGTATTGGGGTATAACCGGAATCCCACAATTGTGACGCTTCCTGCATCAGTGATTTTTATCCTCACGGGCTTTATAACGTTTTTTCCTGCGTTCAAGCAGCTGTGACCAAAGATTCCGCACAGCACTTGTTAAGCTTTCACTGTGCAGGTAGCTGTGTAAAAAGAACAAGCGGTCTGCTGACGACCAATTATGTGTGTGCCGATTAAGCGAATCCAGATCACGAACCATGGCCGTACGCTCAAACAAGCGTCGTTTGGTTTTTTCCAGGTCAATCAAGCGCGCCTCAAAACCAGCCCCTGTCTGTTTGACAAAAATATGTTTCGGGTACAGGCAATTATGCTGCAAATTCTTCGCATGCAAGCGCCGAACCAGGGTCGCAACGGCCTTGATAAGCTGACGACGCGCACTATGTTCAAGTTCACCCGTTGAGATTTCATCAAGTGGCGTGAAGCCGTCAAGTGATTCAGTCACTAACACTGCGCGTTGTGCACCATTTATTGTCCGTACTGCAAAATAAACAGGCTCCAGGGCAGCAACACCCGCCTCCTTTAGTCGCAGGATATTGTGCATTTCCCGAACAAATGTTGGTACCCCGCGCAATGGATGCAAGAGCGTTTTTGCAACATGATTTTCCTGGCGCTTGAGAAATACTACGCGTGTTGATCCATCTGTCGCCCTTAGTTCCAGCCGACTCACACCACTCCAGCCACCACGCCGGTAATTGGGTTCTTCAAACCAGTCGGCTTCACGTTGCCACCAGTCATCGAAACTCTTAAGGCCATTGTTTGCCAGAAATGCTTTCCAGTTATCCGCCTGATAGTCTTGCATTGTTTGTTATTTTTTCCGCAAGACATAGATACGCCACATGGCGTAATACTTTAAGAAATCGACGTGATCAACGATCTCAAAACCGGCCTCGCGCATTTCCGCTTCGATGCTCTCGCGTGGCTGCACGAAACGGTTTTGATACTTCTTGTGTCGACGATGCTGTTCTAGCCTGGCGCGCTTGCGCGCCTTGTAATTACCATCCACCCACAGTGATACGACTACGGTATCCGAGGTGACGCGGTGAAACTCGCGCAGCATCTTCATACGGTCTTCGCGTTCCCCGATATGGTGCAACAGGCGCATGCTAAATATGCATTCAACAAAGTTATCCGGCTTCGGGATATCAAAGGCCGAGGCCTGGAAGGTTTCAATCCGGCGGGTGATTTCCCGCGGGCGCTCTTCCAGAGCCACGTTGAGCATGCTCTGGTTGTAATCGGCGGCATACAGCTTGCGTCCTTCGTCTTCGGCCAGCATGGACCAGAAACGCCCGGTACCGGATGGCAGGTCCAGAACCGTCCTGGGATGACCCGCCAGCTTCAGGGCCTTGCGTGCGATGCTGATCTCGCGCTTGTTTGAAAGATTCCGCCAAAAGCCATCCATGTGCTTGTGAAAATAGGCGCGTGCATGTTCATCCGTGTACTTCTCGGAGAACTCCAGATTCGGCACGTCTTTATCAGTCTCGCTCATTACTTTGCCTCATTAATATTACTGTTTTGCTCATACCATGCCTGTAAACAAGCTGGTAACGGTGCGACCACACCTTTGTCTTTTTTATAGGTGCGCATAATACGCTGCAACACCCGTCGCCAGAAATCACGGCGGTCTATCATTGCCTCACGCCAGTGCTGCCCCGTATAGGCTTCAATGAAGCGGATCATATCACTTCGGTTAAGGGCAATGCCCTTGCTGTCGTACAGGGCCGAATACAGCAGTCCGGCGATATCCTTCACTGCCCAGCGCTCGGGCAGTTTTTTGTACTGCTCGACCCGGTGCAGGTCCATTAAATAGATATGCAGGTCGTCCACATTCGGCAGCGGCGCGGCCTTGCTCATATCGAGACGAAAGTGGCACAGGTAAAAATCGCGGTGGTTCATACCACTGCCGTGCAGGCGGCGGCCGATGTCACCGAGGCGACGGATAATCGCCCGCTTCAGGCGCAGGCGCTCGGCCCGGTTTGGCCACTGCCCCAGCTCCGGCAGCCAATGCTCGAGGTCGACCGTGTCATCCAGCGCATCGGTCATGATAAATGAGCGCTGCCGCGCCGGGTTCCAGCCCTGCTTGCCACAGGCCGCCAGGCGCATGGTCTCGATTCCGACCTCGGGCTGTTCAAAACGGCGGATCGCCCGCCATTCGTTTTCTGCGCCAAGCACCGGGCGTTTCAGCTGGAATAGATTTTTGACGATCTCACGCCAGCCGACCCCGAAGTGGGCCTTCATATAAAAGGCGTGGCCACCGCGCTCGAAGCGGTAGGTGCGGCGTGAGGCCACCTCCTGCTTGACGGTCTCGCCGTCGATGGCGAGGAACGCCTCGACCGTGCGTTCCGGGAACAGGGCCTTCAGGTCATCACGCAGGTAGGTCATGCCACCTCCCTATTACGGGCTGCGCGCGCGATAATGACATCGGCGGCGCGTTCGATGAGGCTGTACAAATCG
Proteins encoded:
- a CDS encoding lipopolysaccharide kinase InaA family protein, whose amino-acid sequence is MQDYQADNWKAFLANNGLKSFDDWWQREADWFEEPNYRRGGWSGVSRLELRATDGSTRVVFLKRQENHVAKTLLHPLRGVPTFVREMHNILRLKEAGVAALEPVYFAVRTINGAQRAVLVTESLDGFTPLDEISTGELEHSARRQLIKAVATLVRRLHAKNLQHNCLYPKHIFVKQTGAGFEARLIDLEKTKRRLFERTAMVRDLDSLNRHTHNWSSADRLFFLHSYLHSESLTSAVRNLWSQLLERRKKRYKAREDKNH
- a CDS encoding class I SAM-dependent methyltransferase: MLKHWFYSLLSARHFRYGIKVLRDLERKLISREARFAIPFAYRGKGYYRIIEPRQNPFEIESLYKAVCELDAKRILEIGTARGGTLYLWTQAAAPDATLVSVDLPGGDFGGAYPACRVPFYSEFAREQQIMHLMRTDSHQPETLDEVKRLFAGHEIDFAFIDGDHTYEGVKQDFEMYGPLVRPGGLIGFHDIVDRPEVAGLDVHRFWLELKEKYDTVEFIGPEGTGKKIGIGLVRVGSEGIR
- a CDS encoding glycosyltransferase family 2 protein, giving the protein MSKPEVTILLPNYKTPEITKICLRLLRKYTDTSRIHVIAIDNASGDASLDYLRSLSWIELIERPNYEDESGPLSHSHALDEAMERVTTPYVLSMHTDTFVRRHDWLDFLLARIKADDNIAGVGSWKLEVKPWIKRVLKRIEYKWQSFYFPLVGKGYGKLEGKGDNFLYLRSHCALYRTDLIRKYGLKFSQENDTAGRILHKKLVEHGHVMQFIPSEELIDYMVHLNHATMLLNPELGIRKHKRVKGLKRIKQVFEELECEKVLQDTSLDA
- a CDS encoding lipopolysaccharide kinase InaA family protein, translating into MQEASQLWDSGYTPILPLGIDLPDGSHITCDEVVRAMPGRRYVCRGKWGERDVFIKLFMQEARATREWQNEQRGIGKLEEKAIAAPKLLLSTSLTQPAAHVLVYAALEQVQSSRERWESEDDEGRHQLLEELVDLLATHHAAGLRQQDLHMRNFLYSGSILYTLDAADIEINPGELNKQASVENLAALFALLRPEYDQWLAEFYARYCQHRGWQVDPHDEAKLLVEVRRQRRYKQNKFLDKVFRHCTAFVANKTWRRFHVYDRHEDKALFRELVSNPDILPVTAHRSILKAGNTCTVTSVRIGQQQLVCKRYNIKNIWHGLGRAFRPSRASRSWRSAHRLLMHGIATAKPLALIENRFGPLRGTAWFIMQAVEGPSAHEFFREPSVSQAEQFSIASQFAEMLIIMRREQISHGDMKATNFMISDGRLVVLDLDALRQHRNKSCFEYAFRRDLRRFFQNWGDLPEVAEQFREVFSAAGLQADLPAE
- the rfaP gene encoding lipopolysaccharide core heptose(I) kinase RfaP is translated as MTYLRDDLKALFPERTVEAFLAIDGETVKQEVASRRTYRFERGGHAFYMKAHFGVGWREIVKNLFQLKRPVLGAENEWRAIRRFEQPEVGIETMRLAACGKQGWNPARQRSFIMTDALDDTVDLEHWLPELGQWPNRAERLRLKRAIIRRLGDIGRRLHGSGMNHRDFYLCHFRLDMSKAAPLPNVDDLHIYLMDLHRVEQYKKLPERWAVKDIAGLLYSALYDSKGIALNRSDMIRFIEAYTGQHWREAMIDRRDFWRRVLQRIMRTYKKDKGVVAPLPACLQAWYEQNSNINEAK
- a CDS encoding class I SAM-dependent methyltransferase; this translates as MSETDKDVPNLEFSEKYTDEHARAYFHKHMDGFWRNLSNKREISIARKALKLAGHPRTVLDLPSGTGRFWSMLAEDEGRKLYAADYNQSMLNVALEERPREITRRIETFQASAFDIPKPDNFVECIFSMRLLHHIGEREDRMKMLREFHRVTSDTVVVSLWVDGNYKARKRARLEQHRRHKKYQNRFVQPRESIEAEMREAGFEIVDHVDFLKYYAMWRIYVLRKK
- a CDS encoding carbamoyltransferase, yielding MIILGISGAVFHDASAALFIDGKLVAAAEEERFIRDKHAKGRFPVEAARFCLEQAGIRPDEVDIVAMPYAKIGLFNPARWHYAMRHWYAPDRALTAIFNGNRRYRRNVRMAHDMMREIGLDPRHVRLMPVEHHMTHASSAYHLSGFKEKTAVITIDGKGEYATTMFGYAENGKIHKIKEFYDPDSLGGLYGALTEYLGFEMLDGEFKVMGMAPYGDPTRFDFSRLIDFDGKNFKINTDYANVVGLRRYKNDGKSYFFTQKLIDWLGPMRKGDEIDDPYIDYAASIQALLEEVALKLIDYYVGDIIRETGKVCYAGGVALNVKLNQRIIAMDGVKELFVQPAANDAGTALGAASFVAVQMGEQVEPMQHAYLGPSYSNEQCIEACRQHEKAPEYIVLEDAPAKAAELLAEGNPISWFQGRMEFGPRALGNRSILGDPSHPGVADRINAQIKYRERWRPFCPSMLDRVAPEILQTDHPSPYMTFTFDVAESWKSRIPEVVHEDGTARAQVVTKATNPRYYQLIEELEKRTGNGVVLNTSLNRRGEPMVCSPKDALDMFYGSDLEYLIMEDIMITKHGV
- a CDS encoding glycosyltransferase family 4 protein; the protein is MKALVIISRDRDKASTRFRFVQYEAMLAEHGISLDYVRRDAIDAAMLQRLADYDVVINQKCLMQKRLAAKVIAASKRLVFDMDDAIWTRSGRTHSWFTVWRVKARLRQWLAAADVVTAANDYLAGYARQFSARVQVIHMALDTGQWQPAERTTRAEVVMGWAGSPATLKNLEHIGPQLCETLAANPSLRLAVYCGVRPTLDCEFAYTPFAPGTEAAFVQQLDIGLLPLPEDDAFTRGKSPIKALQYLACGLPVVAQVRGATAEILDASNSLPVKQDSDWRRAIETLLADKAQRERLGRAGREFVLREHDMHKTLEQIVTILRGKE
- a CDS encoding FkbM family methyltransferase, which encodes MAKLLWSLMRKTAFKNKGNLVSLDDHYQVMAGLLKGKEVNGILDAGASTGRITGKFLKVFPTARAYAFEPQPMYREQLTSLAEQDSRIRPQFLALGERQGSLELQITASAGCTSLFKPSARMQSMYPDEAAIKETATVDVVAIDDWRAQQGNPGIEVMKFDIQGGELAALRGAQQTLRESTLLVYTEILFNPLYEGGALYSEIDLCLREAGFMLYNLYKPKTDENGMLMWSNAIFVHAGRLGL